The following coding sequences are from one Streptomyces sp. V3I7 window:
- a CDS encoding class F sortase, whose amino-acid sequence MSEGERAAGAGRLLTGVTWAMLLLGLWLWGREVTDVPPGMTGPTTGDMAAVGRPDGAGLPPDAEPLGSALPQRLDIPELGVRAPVVARGLDAQGAVDPPPFDRPGVVGWYSGGVKPGAAGTAVMVGHVDTEAAPAVFYKVSTMHTGETVRVTRDDGRVAEFTVDDVRVLPRDHFDAQQAYGDGQSSRAELRLITCGGAYDEARHSYTANVVVSAYLTRTTGS is encoded by the coding sequence ATGTCCGAAGGAGAACGGGCCGCCGGGGCCGGGCGGCTGCTGACCGGCGTGACCTGGGCGATGCTGCTGCTCGGGCTGTGGCTGTGGGGACGCGAGGTCACCGACGTACCGCCGGGGATGACCGGGCCGACGACGGGTGACATGGCGGCGGTCGGGCGCCCCGACGGGGCGGGACTGCCGCCCGACGCCGAGCCGCTCGGCAGCGCGCTGCCGCAGCGCCTCGACATCCCCGAGCTGGGCGTGAGGGCGCCGGTCGTCGCCCGCGGGCTGGACGCGCAGGGGGCGGTCGACCCGCCCCCGTTCGACCGGCCCGGGGTGGTCGGCTGGTACTCGGGCGGGGTGAAACCCGGGGCCGCGGGGACCGCGGTGATGGTGGGACACGTGGACACCGAGGCCGCGCCCGCCGTCTTCTACAAGGTCAGCACGATGCACACCGGCGAGACGGTCCGTGTCACCCGTGACGACGGCCGGGTCGCCGAGTTCACCGTGGACGACGTCCGGGTGCTGCCGCGCGACCACTTCGACGCTCAACAGGCCTACGGGGACGGCCAGTCGAGCCGGGCCGAGCTGCGGCTGATCACCTGCGGCGGCGCCTACGACGAGGCGCGCCACAGCTACACGGCGAACGTGGTCGTCTCGGCGTACCTCACGAGGACCACCGGTTCATGA
- a CDS encoding HAD-IIA family hydrolase has protein sequence MTERRPIESWLTDMDGVLMHEGIPVPGAEAFIKKLRESDRPFLVLTNNSMYTARDLHARLNRIGLDVPVENIWTSALATAKFLDSQHPGGTAYVIGEAGLTTALHDVGYVLSDQDPDFVVLGETRTYSFEALTKAIRLINNGARFIATNPDNTGPSPEGALPATGSVAALITKATGKEPYFVGKPNPLMMRTALNTIGAHSETSAMIGDRMDTDVLAGLEAGMETFLVLTGLTNKADLDRYPYRPTKVVDSIADLVDLV, from the coding sequence ATGACAGAACGCAGGCCCATCGAATCGTGGCTCACCGACATGGACGGGGTGCTGATGCACGAGGGCATCCCCGTGCCCGGCGCGGAGGCCTTCATCAAGAAACTGCGTGAGTCGGACCGCCCGTTCCTCGTACTCACCAACAACTCGATGTACACCGCGCGCGATCTGCACGCCCGGCTGAACCGGATCGGCCTCGACGTGCCGGTCGAGAACATCTGGACCTCCGCCCTGGCCACCGCCAAGTTCCTGGACAGCCAGCACCCCGGCGGCACGGCCTATGTGATCGGCGAGGCGGGTCTGACCACGGCACTGCACGACGTCGGGTACGTGCTGAGCGACCAGGACCCCGACTTCGTGGTCCTCGGCGAGACGCGGACGTACTCCTTCGAGGCGCTGACCAAGGCGATCCGGCTGATCAACAACGGCGCCCGGTTCATCGCCACCAACCCCGACAACACCGGCCCCTCCCCCGAGGGCGCGCTCCCGGCGACCGGATCCGTCGCCGCGCTGATCACCAAGGCCACGGGCAAGGAGCCGTACTTCGTCGGCAAGCCCAATCCCCTGATGATGCGCACCGCGCTGAACACCATCGGCGCGCACTCCGAGACGAGCGCGATGATCGGCGACCGGATGGACACCGACGTCCTGGCCGGTCTGGAGGCCGGCATGGAGACCTTCCTCGTCCTCACCGGCCTCACGAACAAGGCCGACCTCGACCGCTACCCGTACCGGCCGACCAAGGTGGTGGACTCCATCGCCGACCTCGTCGACCTCGTCTGA
- a CDS encoding ROK family protein, with amino-acid sequence MKQVTGVEDGGGSGGRAAGIRGRTVRGVRVAGAVRSSGVNLLGLRSHNTALVLDLLRTAGAEGISRLELAERTGLTPQAVSKITARLREEGLAAEAGRRASTGGKPRTVLRLVPEAGHAVGVHLDRDELRAVLVDLDGTVVRESRTPVHLGGGGAEAVVEATARQIEELLAEPAVPVLGVGVALPGPLDHTRGILHRVTGFPEWDGFPLRDALGRRLGLPVVVDKDTNAAALGLAVSGAGARVVGAGSSEVVPAEAGVGGSGGVDAGAGAETESGGAGGSGVRGGGGGSFAYLHLGTGLGAGLVIGGNVHRGARTGAGEFGHQVIQLDGPVCECGNQGCIEALCLAAVERGDVGEAARVLGAGAANLVGLLDIDLVLLGGRTVDAAPEEFVRGVAAVLDARARREGAPSGAVPVRVASGGARGVAEGAAQLVLGSLFGRGDV; translated from the coding sequence GTGAAGCAGGTGACGGGCGTGGAGGACGGCGGCGGGAGCGGTGGCCGGGCGGCGGGCATAAGGGGGCGTACGGTCCGCGGGGTCCGGGTGGCCGGGGCGGTCAGGTCATCCGGGGTGAATCTGCTGGGGCTGCGCAGCCACAACACCGCGCTCGTGCTCGACCTGCTGCGGACGGCCGGGGCCGAGGGGATCAGCCGGCTCGAACTCGCCGAGCGCACCGGTCTGACCCCGCAGGCGGTCAGCAAGATCACCGCGCGGTTGCGCGAGGAGGGCCTCGCCGCGGAGGCCGGACGGCGCGCGTCCACGGGCGGCAAGCCGCGGACCGTGCTGCGGCTGGTGCCGGAGGCGGGGCACGCGGTGGGCGTGCACCTGGACCGGGACGAGCTGCGGGCGGTCCTGGTCGACCTCGACGGGACGGTCGTACGCGAGAGCCGGACCCCGGTCCATCTGGGCGGCGGGGGAGCGGAGGCGGTCGTCGAGGCGACGGCCCGGCAGATCGAGGAACTGCTCGCTGAGCCGGCCGTCCCCGTGCTCGGGGTCGGCGTCGCGCTGCCCGGACCCCTCGACCACACACGCGGCATCCTGCACCGCGTCACCGGCTTCCCCGAGTGGGACGGCTTCCCGCTGCGGGACGCGCTGGGCCGGCGGCTGGGGCTGCCCGTGGTCGTCGACAAGGACACCAATGCGGCCGCGTTGGGGCTTGCGGTTTCGGGGGCGGGGGCGAGGGTTGTGGGGGCGGGGTCCTCGGAAGTGGTGCCTGCGGAAGCGGGGGTTGGCGGATCGGGGGGTGTGGACGCGGGAGCCGGGGCCGAGACCGAGTCCGGCGGGGCCGGCGGTTCCGGTGTCCGGGGTGGCGGCGGGGGATCGTTCGCGTATCTGCATCTCGGTACGGGGCTCGGCGCGGGCCTGGTCATCGGCGGGAACGTGCACCGCGGGGCGCGGACCGGGGCCGGCGAGTTCGGGCACCAGGTCATCCAGCTCGACGGGCCGGTGTGCGAGTGCGGGAACCAGGGGTGCATCGAGGCACTGTGCCTCGCGGCCGTGGAGCGCGGGGACGTGGGAGAGGCGGCGCGGGTGCTCGGCGCGGGAGCGGCGAACCTGGTCGGGCTCCTCGACATAGACCTCGTCCTGCTGGGCGGCCGTACGGTCGACGCCGCGCCGGAGGAGTTCGTGCGCGGTGTCGCCGCCGTACTCGACGCACGCGCCCGGCGTGAGGGGGCGCCCAGCGGGGCGGTCCCGGTGCGGGTCGCCTCCGGCGGGGCTCGGGGGGTGGCGGAGGGAGCGGCTCAGTTGGTGCTGGGGTCGTTGTTCGGGCGGGGGGATGTGTGA
- a CDS encoding Gfo/Idh/MocA family oxidoreductase: MTTGTTGTTGAPLRVGLIGYGLAGSVFHAPLIASTEGLTLDTVVTANPERQEQARAEFPDVRIAATADELFDRAGELDLIVIASPNRTHVPLATAALKAGLPVVVDKPVSGTAAEARELAALAEERGLLLSVFQNRRWDNDFLTLRQLIADGRLGDALRFESRFERWRPQLKGGWRESGDPAEIGGLLYDLGSHVVDQALVLFGPVTHVYAEADVRRAGAETDDDTFIALTHASGVRSHLYVSATTAQLGPRFRVLGSEAGYVKYGLDPQEAALREGLRPGPHWGAEPETLWGRLGAGESPLTGGGDAVPTLPGDYLAYYEGVAKALTGAGPNPVTALEAAAALDVLEAARVSARDGVTVTL, from the coding sequence ATGACAACTGGTACGACCGGCACCACCGGCGCCCCCCTCCGTGTGGGCCTGATCGGCTACGGCCTGGCGGGCTCCGTCTTCCACGCCCCGCTCATCGCCTCGACCGAGGGCCTCACCCTCGACACCGTGGTCACCGCCAACCCCGAGCGGCAGGAGCAGGCCCGCGCCGAGTTCCCGGACGTCCGGATCGCCGCGACCGCCGACGAGCTCTTCGACCGGGCCGGCGAGCTGGACCTGATCGTCATCGCGTCCCCGAACCGGACCCACGTACCGCTGGCCACCGCCGCCCTCAAGGCGGGCCTGCCGGTCGTGGTGGACAAGCCGGTCTCCGGTACGGCCGCCGAGGCCCGTGAGCTGGCCGCCCTCGCCGAGGAGCGCGGTCTGCTGCTCTCGGTCTTCCAGAACCGCCGCTGGGACAACGACTTCCTGACCCTGCGGCAGCTGATCGCCGACGGCAGGCTGGGCGACGCCCTGCGCTTCGAGTCCCGCTTCGAGCGCTGGCGTCCGCAGCTCAAGGGCGGCTGGCGCGAGTCCGGCGACCCCGCCGAGATCGGCGGGCTGCTGTACGACCTGGGCAGCCACGTCGTCGACCAGGCGCTGGTCCTGTTCGGCCCGGTCACGCACGTGTACGCCGAGGCGGACGTCCGCCGCGCCGGCGCCGAGACGGACGACGACACGTTCATCGCCCTCACGCACGCGAGCGGTGTCCGCTCCCACCTCTACGTCTCCGCGACCACGGCCCAGCTCGGCCCGCGCTTCCGGGTGCTGGGCTCCGAGGCCGGCTATGTGAAGTACGGCCTGGACCCGCAGGAGGCCGCCCTGCGCGAGGGTCTGCGCCCCGGCCCCCACTGGGGTGCGGAGCCCGAGACCCTGTGGGGCCGGCTCGGCGCCGGCGAGTCCCCGCTCACGGGCGGCGGCGACGCCGTACCGACGCTGCCGGGCGACTACCTGGCGTACTACGAGGGTGTGGCCAAGGCCCTCACCGGCGCGGGCCCCAACCCGGTGACCGCCCTGGAGGCGGCCGCCGCCCTCGACGTACTGGAAGCGGCCCGCGTGTCCGCGCGCGACGGAGTGACGGTGACGCTGTGA
- a CDS encoding heme-degrading domain-containing protein, producing the protein MTHPQSTPAAAEHTPGIEDLEAQERRLVFERFTHDDAWALGSLLVEMARERQAPVAIDIHRAGQQLFHAALPGSTPDNDAWIARKRRVVERYGSASYLVGARFRAKGTSFEESSRLDPDTYAAHGGSFPITVANVGVIGSVTVSGLPQLQDHRMVAEALERFLGQAAARRD; encoded by the coding sequence GTGACCCACCCCCAGAGCACCCCGGCCGCCGCCGAGCACACCCCGGGCATCGAGGACCTGGAGGCGCAGGAACGGCGCCTGGTCTTCGAGCGGTTCACGCACGACGACGCCTGGGCCCTCGGCTCGCTCCTCGTGGAGATGGCCCGCGAGCGCCAGGCACCGGTCGCCATCGACATCCACCGTGCGGGCCAGCAGCTCTTCCACGCAGCCCTGCCCGGCTCCACGCCCGACAACGACGCCTGGATCGCCCGCAAGCGCCGCGTCGTGGAGCGCTACGGCTCCGCGTCCTACCTGGTCGGCGCCCGCTTCCGCGCCAAGGGCACGTCGTTCGAGGAGTCCTCCCGCCTCGACCCCGACACGTACGCGGCGCACGGCGGCTCGTTCCCGATCACCGTCGCGAACGTGGGCGTGATCGGCTCGGTCACGGTCTCGGGCCTCCCGCAGCTCCAGGACCATCGCATGGTGGCGGAGGCGCTGGAGCGGTTCCTGGGTCAGGCAGCCGCACGACGGGATTAA
- a CDS encoding LLM class F420-dependent oxidoreductase — translation MSTAPKDTPDTLKKAIGRYGVWSAGLRSEDPALRTELAEAAAELEQLGYGAAWLGGSSAARHAAPLLDATSRLVVGTSIQSIWQYDADASAAAFTEVDAAHPGRFVLGLGASHAKLAEQYRRPYSAMVAYLDALDEAGVPAGRRVLAALGPKMLQLSADRAAGAIPYLVTPEHTAEAREVLGEVPLLAPEFKVVLETDPARARAAARAHLAMYLALPNYTNNFLRLGFTEDDLADDGSDRLIDAVYAWGDDDRVRTRVQAFLDAGADHVALQVVGDGSRDGLPLEEWRRLADLLS, via the coding sequence ATGAGCACCGCCCCGAAGGACACCCCGGACACCCTCAAGAAGGCCATCGGCCGGTACGGCGTCTGGAGCGCCGGTCTGCGCTCCGAGGACCCGGCCCTGCGCACCGAACTGGCCGAGGCCGCCGCCGAGCTGGAGCAGCTGGGCTACGGCGCCGCCTGGCTGGGCGGCAGCAGCGCGGCCCGGCACGCCGCGCCCCTCCTCGACGCCACCTCACGGCTGGTGGTCGGCACGAGCATCCAGAGCATCTGGCAGTACGACGCCGACGCGAGCGCAGCGGCCTTCACCGAGGTGGACGCCGCCCACCCCGGCCGCTTCGTCCTCGGCCTCGGCGCGAGCCACGCCAAGCTCGCGGAGCAGTACCGGCGCCCGTACTCGGCCATGGTCGCCTACCTCGACGCGCTGGACGAGGCCGGTGTCCCCGCCGGCCGCCGGGTCCTCGCGGCCCTCGGCCCGAAGATGCTCCAGCTGTCCGCCGACCGCGCGGCCGGCGCGATCCCCTATCTCGTCACCCCCGAGCACACGGCCGAGGCCCGCGAGGTGCTGGGCGAAGTCCCGCTGCTCGCCCCGGAGTTCAAGGTCGTCCTGGAGACCGACCCGGCCCGCGCCCGCGCCGCCGCCCGCGCGCACCTGGCCATGTACCTGGCGCTCCCCAACTACACCAACAACTTCCTCCGCCTCGGCTTCACGGAGGACGACCTGGCCGACGACGGCAGCGACCGCCTCATCGACGCCGTGTACGCCTGGGGCGACGACGACCGCGTCCGCACCCGCGTCCAGGCCTTCCTCGACGCGGGCGCCGACCATGTGGCGCTGCAGGTGGTGGGCGACGGATCACGCGACGGCCTGCCACTGGAGGAGTGGCGCAGGCTGGCGGACCTCCTGTCGTAG
- the yidC gene encoding membrane protein insertase YidC, translating to MSVFADLVGQFAELLEPLLHASAAAAAIVLLTAFVRLLLHPLSRAAARGQRARAALQPRVAELRTRYRKDPQRLQKAVLELHAEEKVSPLSGCLPTLVQMPAFFLLYRLFSSTTIGGESNGLLAHRLFAAPLGARWADALAGGGVFGAAGVVYLALFALVAAVATFTCVRTVRTARRNITDGPAAAGSDGVPGLGAAAKVAPFLPYFTLVTVAVVPLAAALYVVTSTTWSAVERAVLFR from the coding sequence ATGTCCGTTTTCGCCGATCTTGTCGGGCAGTTCGCCGAGCTGCTCGAACCGCTGCTGCACGCCTCCGCTGCCGCCGCCGCGATCGTTCTGCTCACCGCGTTCGTACGGCTCCTGCTCCACCCGCTGTCCCGGGCCGCCGCGCGCGGGCAGCGGGCCCGGGCCGCGCTCCAGCCGCGTGTCGCCGAGCTGCGGACGCGGTACCGGAAGGACCCGCAGCGGCTCCAGAAGGCCGTACTGGAACTGCACGCCGAGGAGAAGGTGTCGCCGCTCTCCGGGTGTCTGCCGACGCTGGTCCAGATGCCCGCGTTCTTCCTGCTCTACCGCCTGTTCTCCAGCACGACGATCGGCGGCGAGAGCAACGGCCTGCTGGCACACCGGCTGTTCGCCGCGCCGCTCGGCGCGCGGTGGGCCGATGCCCTCGCGGGCGGTGGGGTGTTCGGGGCGGCGGGAGTCGTGTACCTCGCGCTGTTCGCGCTCGTCGCCGCCGTCGCTACCTTCACCTGCGTCCGTACGGTCCGTACGGCGCGCAGAAACATCACCGACGGTCCGGCGGCGGCCGGGAGTGACGGGGTGCCGGGGCTCGGCGCGGCCGCCAAGGTGGCGCCGTTCCTGCCCTACTTCACCCTCGTCACCGTGGCCGTCGTCCCCCTGGCCGCCGCGCTCTACGTCGTCACCAGTACGACGTGGAGCGCGGTGGAGCGGGCGGTTCTCTTCCGCTGA
- a CDS encoding DUF6412 domain-containing protein, producing the protein MIRSWIGTRPAAVLLLLVGIALIDTGGLSATVALAATAAAGSAFAVCCLVAARCAPLVPPTRIRTAIRDRDRRTAFLPQRDPDASGRPRPRAPGHALPTATA; encoded by the coding sequence ATGATCCGCAGCTGGATCGGCACGCGCCCCGCCGCCGTACTTCTCCTGCTGGTCGGCATCGCCCTGATCGACACCGGTGGCCTCTCCGCCACCGTCGCCCTCGCCGCGACCGCCGCCGCCGGTTCCGCGTTCGCCGTCTGCTGTCTCGTCGCCGCGCGCTGCGCGCCCCTCGTGCCGCCGACCCGGATCCGTACGGCCATCCGCGACCGCGACCGCCGTACGGCCTTCCTGCCGCAGCGTGATCCCGACGCCTCCGGCCGACCGCGGCCCAGGGCGCCCGGGCACGCCCTCCCGACGGCCACCGCGTAG
- a CDS encoding helix-turn-helix domain-containing protein, with protein sequence MAKVDAMALGKDYATQECSIARALEVVGERWTLLVVRDALYGVRRYNDFLVHLGIPRAVLAARLQTLTAEGILEKRRYQESPPRDEYVLTDRGIGLWPTLRALGLWGREQFTGTRPLRYFRHADCGTELGPYGECGACGTVVPVEDVLMEPGPGLDPDPADPVSRVLLRPKRLLEPLATEDA encoded by the coding sequence ATGGCTAAGGTGGACGCCATGGCACTGGGCAAGGACTACGCGACGCAGGAGTGCTCCATCGCACGCGCGCTGGAGGTCGTCGGCGAACGCTGGACCCTGCTCGTCGTTCGCGACGCCCTCTATGGCGTCCGCCGCTACAACGACTTCCTCGTCCATCTCGGCATCCCGCGCGCCGTACTGGCCGCCCGTCTCCAGACCCTCACCGCAGAGGGGATTCTGGAGAAGCGGCGCTATCAGGAGTCGCCGCCGAGGGACGAGTACGTGCTGACCGACCGGGGCATCGGCCTGTGGCCGACCCTGCGCGCGCTGGGCCTGTGGGGGCGCGAGCAGTTCACCGGGACCCGTCCGCTGCGCTACTTCCGGCACGCGGATTGCGGCACCGAACTCGGCCCCTACGGAGAATGCGGCGCCTGCGGAACCGTCGTACCCGTCGAGGACGTCCTTATGGAGCCGGGCCCCGGACTCGATCCGGACCCGGCGGATCCGGTCAGCCGGGTACTCCTCAGGCCCAAGCGGCTGCTGGAGCCCCTCGCGACCGAGGACGCATAG
- a CDS encoding MFS transporter, with amino-acid sequence MPRFNERTMKEARERSRPLSAPEAGRPPRPKVTLALTSAATVVALMTYTAPMVTLPDTAADLHTPLSAQAWLLNGTPLGLAALLLVDGSLADDYGRRRVFLYGTLALGLTTTLGGLATSTWAFTVARVAQGAASAAILACSLGLLVTAFPTPRGRLHATGIWGAFVSGGIATGPLLAGAMPNWRWAYGALGAAALVVAGLGARAGRLPESRAPRGGRPDIAGAAAFGLALVALVAALTLGRDGWLRAPVGLLLAAAVVLLGVFARVERRVPTPMIELSLLRSPRFLASSAGGLFTGLAVIGLFSFLPALLQRTSGLSAMDTAWLFLLWSGLSFVVALQVKRLAGRVAPRRQLATGFLLHAVAALTMLGALDTGSWPRLLPGLVIGGVGSGLLNAALPSLAVESVPPERAAMGAGAQQTFRYIGSCAGVALTIALATSSGGGLARGADVAMVVSAGLAVVGAAGVVLRERGRAGAG; translated from the coding sequence ATGCCTAGGTTCAATGAACGAACCATGAAGGAAGCTCGCGAGCGAAGCAGACCGCTCAGCGCACCGGAAGCCGGGCGGCCCCCGCGCCCGAAGGTCACGCTCGCCCTGACCAGCGCCGCCACGGTCGTGGCCCTGATGACCTACACGGCGCCGATGGTCACGCTGCCCGACACGGCCGCGGACCTGCACACTCCCCTGTCGGCACAGGCCTGGCTCCTGAACGGCACCCCCCTGGGACTGGCCGCGCTGCTCCTGGTGGACGGCAGCCTGGCCGACGACTACGGCCGCCGTCGCGTCTTCCTGTACGGCACGCTGGCCCTCGGATTGACGACGACACTGGGCGGCCTGGCCACGTCGACCTGGGCTTTCACTGTGGCCCGCGTCGCCCAGGGCGCGGCGAGCGCGGCGATCCTGGCGTGCAGCCTGGGCCTGCTGGTGACGGCCTTCCCGACACCGCGGGGACGACTGCACGCGACGGGCATCTGGGGCGCCTTCGTGAGCGGCGGGATCGCGACCGGCCCCCTGCTCGCCGGGGCGATGCCGAACTGGCGGTGGGCGTACGGCGCCCTCGGCGCGGCGGCGCTGGTGGTCGCCGGACTGGGAGCGCGGGCAGGCAGGTTGCCGGAGTCCCGCGCCCCGAGGGGCGGCCGTCCGGACATCGCGGGAGCGGCGGCGTTCGGCCTGGCGCTGGTGGCGCTGGTGGCCGCACTGACGCTGGGGCGGGACGGATGGCTGCGCGCGCCGGTGGGCTTGTTGCTGGCGGCGGCGGTGGTGCTGCTCGGTGTCTTCGCCCGCGTGGAGCGGCGCGTACCGACTCCGATGATCGAACTGAGCCTGCTGCGCAGCCCCCGCTTCCTGGCGTCCTCCGCGGGCGGCCTGTTCACGGGCCTGGCGGTGATCGGCCTGTTCAGCTTCCTACCGGCGCTGCTGCAACGGACGTCGGGCCTGTCGGCCATGGACACGGCCTGGCTGTTCCTGCTCTGGTCCGGCCTGTCCTTCGTCGTGGCCTTGCAGGTCAAGCGGCTTGCGGGCCGGGTGGCCCCACGCCGGCAACTGGCAACCGGCTTCCTGCTGCACGCCGTCGCCGCACTGACGATGCTGGGCGCGCTGGACACCGGGTCGTGGCCCCGGCTCCTTCCGGGTCTGGTGATCGGCGGGGTGGGCAGCGGCCTGCTGAACGCGGCGCTCCCCTCGCTGGCGGTGGAATCGGTACCGCCCGAGCGGGCGGCCATGGGCGCGGGGGCCCAGCAGACGTTCCGGTACATCGGCTCATGTGCGGGCGTGGCCTTGACGATCGCCCTCGCCACGTCGTCCGGCGGAGGTCTGGCGCGGGGCGCGGATGTGGCGATGGTGGTGTCGGCGGGCTTGGCCGTGGTGGGAGCGGCGGGTGTGGTGCTGCGGGAGCGGGGAAGGGCCGGCGCCGGTTGA
- a CDS encoding SEC-C domain-containing protein has translation MRPDTPAENVDHTNEAARLERAAGLYPEDAEALLLQAAAHLELSGDRPAATTLYDSLLSSSRKLENPHLVRALKAANLWEYGHEAEARAIIDGVRASAPRDPAPWVIVAESLEAHDELEAAQDTFTEGARLFLTDAAEPSHDVRSLLFGRHRVRRMLGLPHDDWDSRADTLHSASVSLDELHDPKRVWSLGSDNPADLAAEIARLKAELDTYREALSRPFPVAVLHWPANELGELVAAYPSLSTEYPSHDRHLATIEASLRELASSGTANLGIVTGTVPSYEAFAASEASSPADVTLLPQYATTLAARGRAVAWPPQRGDGCWCGVGRTYSACHGDLDA, from the coding sequence ATGCGCCCCGACACGCCTGCCGAGAACGTCGACCACACCAACGAAGCGGCACGTCTGGAGCGAGCCGCCGGCCTGTATCCCGAGGACGCCGAGGCCCTGCTCCTCCAGGCCGCGGCCCACCTGGAACTCTCCGGTGACCGCCCCGCCGCGACCACGCTCTACGACAGCCTCCTCTCCTCCTCCAGGAAACTGGAGAACCCCCACCTGGTACGGGCCCTCAAGGCCGCGAACCTCTGGGAGTACGGTCACGAGGCCGAGGCTCGCGCCATCATCGACGGAGTCCGCGCCTCCGCTCCGCGCGACCCGGCTCCCTGGGTGATCGTGGCCGAGTCGCTGGAAGCCCACGACGAACTGGAAGCGGCCCAGGACACGTTCACGGAGGGAGCCCGCCTCTTCCTCACAGACGCCGCGGAGCCCTCGCACGACGTCCGCTCCCTCCTCTTCGGCCGCCACCGCGTCCGCAGGATGCTGGGCCTGCCCCACGACGACTGGGACTCGCGGGCCGACACCCTCCACTCCGCGTCCGTCTCCCTGGACGAACTGCACGACCCCAAGCGCGTATGGTCCCTCGGCTCGGACAACCCGGCGGACCTGGCGGCGGAGATCGCCCGCCTCAAGGCCGAACTCGACACCTACCGCGAGGCGTTGTCCCGCCCCTTCCCGGTAGCGGTCCTCCACTGGCCGGCGAACGAACTGGGCGAACTGGTGGCGGCGTACCCATCCCTGTCCACGGAATACCCCTCCCATGACCGGCACCTGGCGACGATAGAGGCGTCCCTGCGGGAACTGGCGTCCTCCGGCACGGCGAACCTGGGAATCGTCACGGGAACGGTCCCCTCCTACGAAGCCTTCGCGGCATCGGAGGCGTCATCCCCGGCGGACGTGACGCTACTGCCCCAGTACGCGACGACGCTGGCGGCGCGGGGACGGGCTGTGGCTTGGCCTCCGCAGCGGGGGGATGGGTGTTGGTGTGGGGTGGGGCGGACCTACAGTGCCTGCCACGGGGACCTGGACGCCTGA
- a CDS encoding very short patch repair endonuclease, translating into MSRQASKDTATELAVRRLLHAAGLRYRVEYPVPGMARRRIDVAFTSVKVAVLIDGCFWHGCPEHATHPKWNAEWWRQKLDRNMARDAETTEHLVAAGWEVLRFWEHETAEDVAWRIAAVVKQRRAQQRRGNKR; encoded by the coding sequence ATGAGCAGGCAAGCCAGCAAGGACACGGCTACCGAACTGGCGGTCCGTCGCCTGCTCCACGCGGCCGGGCTGCGCTACCGCGTGGAATACCCGGTGCCTGGCATGGCTCGACGCCGGATCGACGTGGCATTCACATCGGTCAAGGTGGCGGTCCTGATCGACGGATGCTTCTGGCACGGTTGCCCCGAACACGCCACGCATCCGAAGTGGAACGCAGAGTGGTGGCGGCAGAAGCTGGATCGCAACATGGCGCGGGACGCGGAGACCACGGAGCACCTCGTGGCCGCCGGGTGGGAAGTGCTGCGGTTCTGGGAGCATGAAACTGCAGAAGACGTGGCATGGCGCATTGCGGCGGTGGTAAAGCAGCGGAGGGCCCAGCAAAGACGGGGGAACAAGCGATGA